A single region of the Stigmatopora argus isolate UIUO_Sarg chromosome 6, RoL_Sarg_1.0, whole genome shotgun sequence genome encodes:
- the mlnl gene encoding motilin-like: MSMRGAVACCLVLTCLVALLVERTQGHMTFFSPQELSEMRLLKQREGRKDMAPRSEDGQCQEVAVQKLPQTEHDGELVRVQEWTHVIQDVHFLCVCV, translated from the exons ATGAGCATGCGCGGAGCTGTTGCTTGCTGTTTGGTGCTGACGTGCCTTGTGGCCCTGCTGGTGGAGAGAACCCAAGGACACATGACCTTCTTCAGCCCACAGGAGCTGTCTGAGATGAGGTTGTTGAAG CAACGAGAGGGTAGAAAGGACATGGCGCCTCGGTCAGAGGATGGTCAGTGCCAGGAAGTTGCTGTCCAAAAGCTTCCTCAAACTGAACATGATGGAGAGCTAGTACGTGTTCAAGAATGGACACATGTGATACAAGATGTtcattttctgtgtgtgtgtgtctag